In one window of Candidatus Zixiibacteriota bacterium DNA:
- a CDS encoding glycosyltransferase family 2 protein yields MRQYPPRRPRFSNRISIVVPAYNEAENIKPLIEKFAEMMRNTRLPAEVIIVDDGSDDQTLQYAQQEAHRHRFLRVLSHKRNQGLTAALETGFNAARGSILAFWPADLQYMPEDIPRMVAKIDDGYDVVCGWKKGRYGMKRFVSFFYNLLSRVLFRVGVHDLNSVKAFRREVYQEMPNLREGWHRYLVVMAADRGFKVGEVRVQLYPRLHGKTKFGMLRIPIGLTDLFSVKYRISFMRKPMLFFGSLGILLIVAAFAVGVVAIYFRVILSEGYRPLLYLVMLLAMSGLASVGLGFVAESLIYVQDEIAELKKQTGKIDSLAESISRLRKQMQATDKGRKRAQESSDRPQN; encoded by the coding sequence ATGCGCCAATATCCTCCAAGACGTCCCCGCTTTTCTAATCGTATCTCGATTGTAGTTCCGGCATACAACGAAGCCGAGAATATCAAGCCGCTCATCGAGAAGTTTGCGGAAATGATGCGAAATACGAGACTTCCGGCTGAGGTCATTATTGTCGATGACGGCTCCGACGATCAGACTCTGCAGTACGCGCAGCAGGAAGCGCATCGACACCGGTTTCTTCGGGTACTCTCTCACAAGCGAAACCAGGGGCTGACGGCGGCGCTCGAAACAGGCTTTAATGCCGCGAGGGGTAGTATACTCGCCTTCTGGCCCGCTGATCTGCAATATATGCCCGAAGATATCCCCAGGATGGTAGCGAAGATAGATGATGGATACGACGTAGTATGCGGCTGGAAAAAAGGCCGATACGGCATGAAACGCTTCGTCTCTTTCTTCTACAATCTGCTTTCCAGAGTGCTGTTTAGAGTCGGCGTGCACGATCTCAACTCGGTGAAGGCATTTCGGAGGGAAGTGTATCAGGAGATGCCGAATCTGCGCGAGGGATGGCACAGGTATCTTGTCGTAATGGCGGCTGATCGAGGATTCAAGGTGGGCGAAGTCAGGGTGCAACTCTATCCACGTCTCCACGGCAAAACAAAATTCGGGATGTTGAGGATACCGATCGGTCTTACTGATCTCTTTTCTGTGAAGTATCGAATATCGTTCATGCGAAAACCGATGCTCTTCTTCGGATCGCTCGGGATTCTGTTGATTGTGGCGGCATTCGCGGTCGGCGTAGTCGCCATCTATTTCAGGGTGATTCTCAGTGAGGGGTACCGTCCGCTTCTCTATCTTGTGATGCTGCTTGCAATGTCGGGACTTGCGTCTGTCGGGCTCGGATTCGTAGCGGAATCGCTGATCTACGTACAGGATGAGATCGCCGAATTAAAAAAGCAGACTGGAAAGATCGATAGTCTTGCGGAGTCTATTTCGAGACTGAGGAAGCAGATGCAGGCCACTGACAAGGGCAGGAAGAGAGCGCAAGAGAGCAGTGACAGGCCTCAGAACTGA
- a CDS encoding glycosyltransferase, producing MTGLRTERKSVLVLTHNFPRFSGDVSGVFLRHLLLSLTDSFDFTVVAPHDKGLPDIEEMDGITVRRFRYASDDRENIAYRGEMHTRVKSNPIGVLRFLRSYSKAARGDVAGSPFDAIWAHWWIPGGWAGLKSKGVLDVPLVVTCHGTDIFLLNKFSWLKPLAKKIFSAADRITVVSNFLKNQLVGIMESSVDGVEQKISVAPMPVDDEVFFFDPELQAVHGSILSASRLTAQKHLDKLIRAGARLRDDGIEFDMAVYGDGPERQKLLQLIQDLDLSDHVRIHNPVPQAELAGIYRKSEIAALVSEHEGFGLMLQEAMLCGCAGVGADSGGITDMIAEDGRDGILVQPRDADALYSALKSLLTDRERLSKLRESGRRSAEKRFSGAELTEIFRTILNA from the coding sequence GTGACAGGCCTCAGAACTGAGCGGAAATCGGTCCTCGTCCTCACTCACAATTTCCCCAGATTTTCCGGCGATGTCTCAGGAGTCTTTCTGCGACACTTACTTCTGTCACTAACGGATTCATTCGATTTCACCGTTGTAGCGCCCCACGACAAAGGTCTGCCGGACATCGAGGAGATGGACGGTATCACAGTTCGCCGATTTCGCTACGCATCCGATGATCGGGAGAATATTGCATACAGAGGTGAGATGCATACCCGCGTCAAGTCGAATCCTATTGGAGTGCTGAGATTCTTGCGTTCTTATAGCAAGGCGGCAAGGGGCGATGTCGCAGGCAGTCCTTTTGATGCGATTTGGGCGCATTGGTGGATTCCCGGAGGATGGGCGGGCCTGAAGAGTAAGGGCGTTCTGGATGTTCCGCTTGTGGTTACATGCCACGGCACGGATATATTTCTGCTCAACAAATTCTCATGGTTGAAACCATTAGCAAAAAAGATATTCAGTGCCGCTGATCGAATTACTGTCGTATCGAACTTCCTGAAGAATCAGTTAGTTGGCATTATGGAGAGTAGTGTCGATGGTGTAGAACAGAAGATCAGTGTTGCTCCGATGCCCGTCGACGATGAGGTGTTTTTCTTTGATCCTGAACTACAGGCTGTGCATGGGAGTATTTTGTCTGCATCGCGTCTGACTGCTCAAAAGCACCTCGATAAGCTCATTCGTGCCGGCGCAAGACTCAGAGACGACGGAATCGAATTTGACATGGCTGTTTACGGTGACGGCCCGGAACGCCAGAAGCTCCTTCAGTTGATCCAAGACCTGGACCTCTCAGATCATGTCCGCATACATAATCCAGTTCCTCAGGCTGAACTTGCAGGCATCTACCGAAAGTCAGAGATTGCTGCTCTTGTGTCTGAACATGAAGGATTCGGACTCATGTTGCAGGAGGCGATGCTCTGTGGCTGCGCGGGTGTCGGTGCTGATTCAGGCGGCATTACGGATATGATAGCCGAAGACGGTCGCGACGGCATTCTGGTACAGCCGCGCGATGCGGACGCGCTATACTCCGCGCTCAAGAGCCTGCTGACCGATCGAGAAAGGCTCTCAAAGCTTCGCGAATCCGGCAGGAGATCGGCTGAGAAGAGATTTTCTGGAGCTGAGTTGACAGAGATTTTCAGGACTATATTGAATGCTTGA
- a CDS encoding PEGA domain-containing protein, with the protein MTTVRKSILPLAWIAVLLMVIYAGCSDDNGGTSPPPVTTGTLTISSTPSGAAITLDGTAKTDTTPATFTNIDADSHTITLSKAEYDDWDSTVNVPAGGTATATATLKLTMYALNLFAVGNGSVYKDPNASEYLPNTEVEISAVPDPGWEFDEWTGGHTGSKNPDTLVMTQDWTTTAVFAEIQSVWDSIRIEGATSLEGGGAMTRPIVFLDTSESEYIVVYRGTGWLGDPATGDYIIQFDPEELDSVQAIITAWDDIDEDNTLEDGEPIGWWDIDGEGDWDDRIWLHRGDTIPNADVLMYLSAKAPRRLINPERVKIK; encoded by the coding sequence ATGACAACTGTCCGCAAATCTATTCTGCCGCTTGCATGGATTGCCGTGCTGTTAATGGTGATCTACGCCGGCTGCTCAGATGACAATGGCGGAACCAGTCCGCCGCCTGTGACGACCGGCACTCTGACGATCTCGTCAACGCCGAGTGGCGCCGCAATCACTCTTGATGGAACTGCCAAAACCGATACGACCCCGGCAACATTTACAAACATCGATGCCGATAGCCATACGATTACGTTGTCCAAGGCCGAATATGACGACTGGGACAGTACAGTGAATGTGCCGGCGGGTGGTACAGCCACTGCCACTGCCACACTTAAACTCACCATGTATGCGCTAAATTTGTTTGCTGTCGGGAACGGATCTGTGTACAAAGATCCTAATGCATCAGAGTATCTGCCTAACACGGAAGTTGAAATTTCCGCGGTTCCTGACCCCGGCTGGGAATTCGACGAATGGACCGGCGGTCACACGGGCAGCAAGAACCCTGATACGCTTGTCATGACGCAGGATTGGACGACTACTGCGGTGTTCGCGGAGATTCAATCGGTTTGGGATTCGATTCGGATAGAGGGAGCGACGTCGCTTGAAGGAGGGGGAGCAATGACAAGGCCGATAGTCTTCCTCGATACCTCGGAATCAGAGTACATCGTTGTCTACCGGGGGACCGGATGGCTTGGTGATCCAGCGACAGGCGACTACATTATTCAGTTTGATCCTGAAGAGTTGGACAGTGTCCAGGCGATAATCACAGCGTGGGATGACATAGACGAAGATAACACGCTTGAGGATGGAGAGCCTATCGGTTGGTGGGATATTGACGGCGAAGGTGACTGGGATGATCGTATTTGGCTGCACAGGGGAGATACGATACCCAACGCAGATGTGCTGATGTATCTCTCAGCCAAAGCGCCACGCAGGCTGATTAACCCCGAAAGAGTCAAGATCAAATAG
- a CDS encoding YkgJ family cysteine cluster protein, giving the protein MKEIENLKKAILDEYPRLAQDSSFTFRCHKGVSCFNDCCGDVNIFLTPYDIIRLKNRLGIASGELIAKHTISPFDENLRYPVVMLKMQDNEKKSCPFVSEQGCTVYEDRPWSCRMYPLGLASPKDGSDELDKEFYFLLQEGVCKGFQEKRKQTVSDWIKDQGIAEYNELGDLFKDIALHEGLQKDGGMTPEKIEMFFMVAYDIDKFHNFIFKSTFLDKFEVDDETRQKIEKDDVELLKFGFNWLRFSLFGEKTMTVKQDVLHAKQSELEAKMSQKKTE; this is encoded by the coding sequence ATGAAAGAAATAGAAAATCTCAAGAAGGCTATCCTGGATGAGTATCCTCGACTGGCCCAAGACAGTTCGTTCACTTTCCGCTGCCACAAAGGTGTTTCCTGCTTCAATGACTGCTGCGGGGACGTTAACATCTTTCTGACGCCATACGATATCATCAGGCTGAAGAATCGCCTCGGCATCGCTTCCGGTGAACTCATTGCTAAGCATACTATCTCACCATTTGATGAGAATCTGCGATACCCCGTAGTCATGCTGAAGATGCAGGACAACGAGAAGAAATCCTGCCCCTTTGTATCAGAACAAGGCTGCACCGTTTATGAAGATCGACCATGGTCGTGCCGCATGTATCCTCTTGGGCTCGCCTCCCCGAAAGACGGTAGCGATGAACTCGACAAAGAGTTCTACTTCCTATTACAGGAAGGTGTCTGCAAGGGATTTCAGGAGAAGAGGAAACAGACTGTCTCGGACTGGATCAAGGATCAGGGTATCGCCGAGTACAACGAACTCGGAGATCTGTTCAAAGATATCGCTTTGCATGAGGGACTGCAGAAAGATGGCGGCATGACTCCCGAGAAGATCGAAATGTTCTTCATGGTGGCATATGACATCGACAAGTTCCACAATTTCATATTCAAGAGTACGTTCTTAGATAAGTTTGAAGTCGATGATGAGACGCGGCAGAAAATCGAGAAAGACGATGTCGAGCTGCTGAAGTTCGGATTCAACTGGCTCAGGTTTTCGCTATTCGGCGAGAAGACTATGACCGTCAAGCAGGATGTCCTGCACGCCAAGCAGAGCGAACTTGAAGCCAAGATGAGCCAGAAGAAAACAGAATAG
- a CDS encoding ogr/Delta-like zinc finger family protein: protein MEDDKTTCPHCGVKMLKWAAPAETSWGSDIQYVCFNDDCPYYVKGWEWMKGHYEQNVSYRHKYNPQTGELGPIPVWSSEALRNCIVE, encoded by the coding sequence ATGGAAGATGACAAAACAACATGCCCGCATTGCGGAGTGAAGATGCTCAAATGGGCCGCTCCCGCCGAAACAAGCTGGGGATCGGACATACAATACGTCTGTTTCAACGACGACTGTCCCTATTACGTCAAAGGATGGGAGTGGATGAAAGGTCATTACGAGCAGAATGTATCGTATCGCCACAAATATAATCCACAGACCGGAGAATTGGGTCCAATACCTGTCTGGTCTTCCGAGGCGCTCAGGAACTGCATTGTCGAATAA